From a single Nematostella vectensis chromosome 3, jaNemVect1.1, whole genome shotgun sequence genomic region:
- the LOC5513658 gene encoding uncharacterized protein LOC5513658, translating into MSSRENVPRAGTDDYRTRLLKNCVRSYKRKIKMMEYSRLRSLVPSVASKSRVSKIQVIEEAIKYIAQLQDALRTQPDSSSRGESSNSNTESATVEKPRSSVREKRQRIASYMIKRQRHTPRTRPKFTASMTNERKDTSS; encoded by the exons ATGTCTAGTAGAGAAAATGTACCAAGAGCAGGCACAGATGACTACAGAACACGGCTACTGAAGAACTGCGTACGAAGCTATAAGAGGAAAATAAAGATGATGGAATATTCACGGTTGCGCTCGCTAGTTCCGTCCGTGGCTAGTAAATCGCGTGTATCTAAG ATCCAAGTTATCGAAGAAGCTATCAAATACATCGCGCAGCTTCAAGACGCGCTAAGAACGCAGCCCGATAGCAGTAGCCGAG GCGAGAGCTCCAACTCCAATACAGAGTCGGCAACGGTGGAAAAGCCTCGATCAAGCGTTCGGGAGAAGCGTCAGCGAATCGCCTCATATATGATTAAAAGGCAAAGACATACGCCAAGAACTCGGCCGAAATTCACAG CATCTATGACAAATGAAAGAAAGGACACCAGTTCTTGA